In Pseudonocardia cypriaca, a single genomic region encodes these proteins:
- a CDS encoding MFS transporter has product MTGTVTRTTRDLAKAATSGWLGTAMEFMDFQLYSLAAAIVFNQLFFPDVSPAIGLIAAMATYGVGYVARLAGAIYFGRMGDRIGRKRVLYLTILLMGASTTLIGVLPTYAQIGILAPILLVALRLVQGFGAGAEIAGATVMLAEYAPVPRRGLIASLVSLGTNSGTLAASALWAFLLAALSEEQLLEWGWRLPFLLSFVLMIFAVWLRRSLKESPVFEGRADVVDGRALSRAEAEGSVLEAGLHQRKGKAFFLALGLRFGQAGNSGLVQTFLVGYIATTLLVDRSVPTDAIVYGSLLGFATVPIVGLLGDRFGRRPMYIALSVLTVVLAFPLLLLITSGSTVALVIGMILALNIGVLGLFSLESVTMAELFGARTRFTQLALAKEIGGILATAIGPVVAATLTAVTGSWWPIAAMLVAYSLITLVATVLSPETRGRDLVALEDAA; this is encoded by the coding sequence ATGACCGGAACCGTCACACGGACGACCCGGGACCTGGCCAAGGCCGCGACGTCCGGCTGGCTCGGCACGGCGATGGAGTTCATGGACTTCCAGCTGTACTCGCTGGCGGCCGCCATCGTCTTCAACCAGCTCTTCTTCCCGGACGTCAGCCCGGCGATCGGGCTCATCGCGGCGATGGCCACCTACGGCGTCGGGTACGTCGCGCGGCTGGCGGGCGCGATCTACTTCGGGCGGATGGGCGACCGCATCGGGCGCAAGCGGGTGCTGTACCTGACGATCCTGCTGATGGGCGCGTCCACCACGCTGATCGGCGTCCTGCCGACGTACGCCCAGATCGGCATCCTCGCGCCGATCCTGCTGGTCGCGCTGCGGTTGGTACAGGGCTTCGGGGCCGGCGCGGAGATCGCGGGCGCCACCGTGATGCTCGCCGAGTACGCGCCGGTTCCCCGTCGCGGCCTGATCGCCTCGCTGGTGTCGCTGGGCACCAACTCCGGCACGCTCGCCGCGTCCGCGCTCTGGGCGTTCCTGCTGGCCGCCCTGTCGGAGGAGCAGCTGCTCGAGTGGGGCTGGCGCCTGCCGTTCCTCCTCAGCTTCGTGCTGATGATCTTCGCGGTGTGGCTGCGGCGGAGCCTCAAGGAGAGCCCGGTGTTCGAGGGGCGCGCTGACGTCGTCGACGGTCGCGCGCTCAGCCGTGCCGAGGCGGAGGGCAGCGTGCTGGAGGCGGGCCTGCACCAGCGCAAGGGCAAGGCGTTCTTCCTCGCGCTGGGCCTGCGGTTCGGCCAGGCCGGCAACTCGGGCCTCGTCCAGACGTTCCTCGTCGGCTACATCGCCACCACGCTGCTCGTCGACCGGTCCGTGCCGACCGACGCCATCGTCTACGGCTCGCTGCTCGGCTTCGCGACGGTGCCGATCGTGGGTCTGCTCGGCGATCGGTTCGGCCGTCGCCCGATGTACATCGCGCTCTCCGTCCTGACCGTCGTGCTCGCGTTCCCGCTGCTCCTGCTGATCACCAGCGGCAGCACGGTCGCGCTGGTGATCGGCATGATCCTCGCGCTCAACATCGGGGTGCTGGGCCTGTTCTCGCTGGAGAGCGTCACGATGGCCGAGCTCTTCGGGGCGCGCACGCGGTTCACGCAGCTCGCGCTGGCCAAGGAGATCGGCGGGATCCTGGCCACGGCGATCGGACCGGTCGTCGCGGCCACGCTCACCGCGGTGACCGGCAGCTGGTGGCCGATCGCGGCCATGCTGGTGGCCTACTCGCTGATCACCCTCGTCGCCACCGTGCTCTCCCCCGAGACGCGCGGGCGCGACCTCGTGGCGCTGGAGGATGCCGCATGA
- the proB gene encoding glutamate 5-kinase, giving the protein MTARAQIAAARRIVVKVGSSSLTSLDGGLDPARLQALVDVLAARRVAGSQVVLVSSGAIAAGLAPLGLTRRPRDLATQQAAASVGQLLLAEAYAAAFGRHGQQIGQVLLTADDMIRRAHYRNAQRTLERLLGLGVLPVVNENDTVATDEIRVGDNDRLAALVAHLVGAEGLVLLSDVDGLYDGDPRRPGSRLLSEVEAPADLEAVQVASARADSLGTGGMATKVTAAAMAAAAGIPVLLASAEDVGAALDVAETGPKVGTAFRPSGRRMSARRFWLRHAADVRGALDLDAGAVAAVIDRRRSLLAAGIHGISGDFVAGDVVDLVGPHGVVVARGVVGFDAAELPELIGRRTRDLAPEQRREVVHADDLVPLTGP; this is encoded by the coding sequence GTGACTGCACGGGCGCAGATCGCCGCGGCGCGGCGCATCGTCGTCAAGGTCGGTTCGTCGTCCCTCACCAGCCTCGACGGGGGACTCGACCCGGCCCGGCTCCAGGCCCTCGTCGACGTCCTCGCCGCGCGCCGGGTCGCCGGTAGCCAGGTCGTGCTGGTCTCGTCGGGTGCGATCGCGGCCGGGCTCGCCCCGCTCGGGCTCACCCGCCGTCCGCGCGACCTCGCCACCCAGCAGGCCGCAGCGTCCGTGGGACAGCTGCTGCTGGCCGAGGCGTACGCCGCAGCGTTCGGCCGGCACGGGCAGCAGATCGGGCAGGTCCTGCTCACCGCCGACGACATGATCCGCCGCGCGCACTACCGCAACGCCCAGCGCACCCTGGAGCGACTGCTCGGGCTCGGCGTGCTGCCGGTCGTGAACGAGAACGACACGGTGGCAACCGACGAGATCCGCGTGGGTGACAACGACCGGCTCGCCGCGCTGGTGGCGCACCTGGTCGGCGCCGAGGGCCTCGTGCTGCTCTCCGACGTCGACGGCCTCTACGACGGCGACCCGCGCCGCCCCGGCTCCCGCCTGCTGTCCGAGGTGGAGGCCCCGGCCGACCTGGAAGCGGTGCAGGTGGCGAGCGCCCGGGCCGACTCGCTCGGTACCGGGGGCATGGCCACCAAGGTCACAGCGGCCGCGATGGCCGCGGCCGCCGGCATCCCGGTGCTGCTCGCCTCGGCCGAGGACGTCGGCGCGGCGCTCGACGTCGCGGAGACGGGCCCGAAGGTCGGCACCGCGTTCCGGCCGTCCGGCCGGCGCATGTCGGCCCGCCGGTTCTGGCTGCGGCACGCAGCCGACGTGCGCGGCGCGCTCGACCTCGACGCGGGCGCCGTGGCCGCGGTGATCGACCGCAGGCGCTCGTTGCTCGCGGCCGGCATCCACGGCATCTCGGGCGACTTCGTCGCGGGTGACGTCGTCGACCTCGTCGGCCCTCACGGCGTGGTCGTCGCCCGTGGGGTCGTGGGCTTCGACGCCGCCGAGCTGCCGGAGCTGATCGGCCGCCGCACCCGCGACCTCGCCCCCGAGCAGCGTCGTGAGGTCGTCCACGCCGACGACCTGGTGCCCCTCACCGGCCCCTGA
- a CDS encoding L-idonate 5-dehydrogenase, protein MKAVVVHAAGDVRIDEHPDPRPGPGEVLLAMEWGGICGSDISYFRHGSTGTAVLRHPLVLGHEVAGRVAAVGPGVAGISEGDAATVHPATLVGDPRVPDRIAGRTNLHPCVRYLGSAALDPHTDGGFSEYRVVRADQIRALPDGVSTEHGALAEPLGVALHAVHRAGDVRGRTVLVNGAGPIGSLVVAAAKHRGAAAVLASDVAAPALAVASPMGADTTIDLTDGTLPDDVEIVFEASGAAAAIGPVLRATARGGTLVQVGNLPGSAVSAVLGDLVTREISWVGSYRFVDEIDDALLAMRDGLDVSPVITHRFPLAQAEEALLTAADRTTGSSKVLLNLTG, encoded by the coding sequence ATGAAAGCCGTGGTCGTGCATGCCGCCGGGGACGTCCGGATCGACGAGCACCCGGACCCCCGGCCCGGGCCGGGCGAGGTGCTGCTCGCGATGGAGTGGGGCGGCATCTGCGGCTCCGACATCTCCTACTTCCGCCACGGCTCGACCGGCACCGCCGTGCTGCGCCACCCCCTCGTGCTCGGGCACGAGGTGGCGGGGCGGGTCGCGGCGGTCGGGCCGGGCGTGGCGGGGATCTCCGAGGGGGACGCCGCCACCGTCCACCCGGCCACGCTCGTCGGCGACCCGCGCGTGCCCGACCGGATCGCGGGACGCACCAACCTGCACCCGTGCGTGCGCTACTTGGGCTCGGCCGCCCTGGACCCGCATACCGACGGCGGGTTCAGCGAGTACCGGGTGGTCCGCGCCGACCAGATCCGGGCCCTGCCCGACGGCGTGAGCACCGAGCACGGCGCGCTGGCCGAGCCGCTCGGCGTCGCGCTGCACGCCGTGCACCGCGCGGGCGACGTCCGGGGCAGGACGGTGCTGGTCAACGGGGCGGGGCCGATCGGCTCGCTCGTGGTGGCGGCCGCGAAGCACCGGGGAGCGGCGGCCGTGCTGGCCTCCGACGTCGCGGCGCCCGCGCTGGCGGTGGCCTCCCCGATGGGCGCCGACACGACCATCGACCTCACCGACGGCACCCTCCCCGATGACGTGGAGATCGTGTTCGAGGCCTCCGGCGCAGCGGCGGCGATCGGCCCGGTGCTGCGGGCCACCGCTCGCGGCGGCACGCTCGTGCAGGTCGGCAACCTGCCCGGAAGCGCGGTGTCGGCGGTGCTGGGCGACCTGGTGACCCGGGAGATCAGCTGGGTGGGCTCCTACCGGTTCGTCGACGAGATCGACGACGCGCTGCTCGCCATGCGCGACGGCCTGGACGTCTCCCCCGTGATCACCCACCGGTTCCCGCTCGCCCAGGCGGAGGAGGCCCTCCTCACCGCGGCGGACCGCACCACCGGCAGCAGCAAGGTTCTCCTCAACCTGACGGGATAG
- the obgE gene encoding GTPase ObgE, with protein MSRFVDRVVIHATAGAGGNGCASVHREKFKPLGGPDGGNGGRGGSVVLVVDPGVHTLLDFHHRPHAAARNGKQGQGGFKAGANAEDLELRVPDGTVVFDPNGEIIADLVGAGTRFVAAAGGRGGLGNAALASSARKAPGFALLGEPGETRDLVLELRSMADVGLVGFPSAGKSSLVAALSAARPKIADYPFTTLVPQLGVVTAGEETFTVADVPGLIPGASEGRGLGLDFLRHIERCSVLVHVVDCATYEPGRDPVSDVQALEDELARYTPALGGELADRPRLIALNKVDVPDAAEMAEMVKADLEERYGWRVFPISTASRAGLRELAFGMAEQVHAHRAAQPVAEPTRIVLRPQAVDDAGFTVEPDPELPGGFIVRGARPERWIRQTAFENDEAVGYLADRLARLGVEDALADAGAQPGCPVTIGDVTFDWEPSTPSGVAVMMSGRGTDRRLEQSNRISAAERKAAKAERRRHHTDEELWPAEDEGE; from the coding sequence ATGTCGAGGTTCGTGGACCGCGTGGTGATTCACGCCACGGCGGGCGCGGGCGGCAACGGCTGCGCCTCCGTGCACCGGGAGAAGTTCAAGCCGCTCGGCGGTCCCGACGGCGGTAACGGCGGGCGCGGCGGCTCGGTCGTGCTGGTCGTCGACCCGGGCGTGCACACGCTGCTCGACTTCCACCACCGCCCGCACGCCGCTGCCCGCAACGGCAAGCAGGGGCAGGGTGGGTTCAAGGCGGGCGCCAACGCGGAGGACCTGGAGCTGCGGGTTCCCGACGGCACGGTCGTGTTCGACCCGAACGGCGAGATCATCGCCGATCTGGTCGGCGCCGGCACCCGGTTCGTCGCCGCCGCAGGCGGGCGGGGTGGCCTCGGCAACGCCGCGCTCGCCTCATCGGCGCGCAAGGCGCCCGGGTTCGCGCTGCTCGGCGAGCCGGGGGAGACCCGCGACCTGGTGCTCGAGCTGCGCTCCATGGCCGACGTCGGGCTGGTCGGCTTCCCGTCGGCCGGGAAGTCGTCGCTGGTGGCGGCGCTGTCCGCGGCGCGGCCGAAGATCGCCGACTACCCGTTCACCACGCTCGTGCCGCAGCTCGGCGTGGTCACCGCGGGCGAGGAGACGTTCACCGTCGCCGACGTGCCGGGCCTCATCCCCGGCGCCTCGGAGGGCCGCGGTCTCGGCCTGGACTTCCTGCGCCACATCGAGCGCTGCTCCGTGCTGGTGCACGTCGTCGACTGCGCGACGTACGAGCCCGGCCGGGACCCGGTATCGGACGTGCAGGCCCTCGAGGACGAGCTGGCCCGCTACACGCCCGCCCTGGGCGGCGAGCTGGCCGACCGGCCGCGGCTCATCGCGCTCAACAAGGTCGACGTGCCGGACGCCGCCGAGATGGCCGAGATGGTCAAGGCCGATCTCGAGGAGCGTTACGGCTGGCGGGTCTTCCCGATCTCCACCGCGTCCCGCGCGGGGCTGCGGGAGCTCGCGTTCGGGATGGCCGAGCAGGTGCATGCCCACCGGGCCGCGCAGCCGGTGGCCGAGCCCACGCGGATCGTGCTGCGCCCCCAGGCCGTGGACGACGCCGGCTTCACGGTCGAGCCCGACCCCGAGCTGCCGGGCGGCTTCATCGTCCGCGGCGCCCGGCCCGAGCGCTGGATCCGGCAGACCGCGTTCGAGAACGACGAGGCCGTGGGCTACCTCGCCGACCGGCTGGCCCGGCTCGGCGTCGAGGACGCCCTCGCCGACGCCGGCGCGCAGCCGGGCTGCCCGGTGACGATCGGCGACGTCACGTTCGACTGGGAGCCGAGCACGCCGTCCGGTGTTGCCGTGATGATGTCCGGCCGCGGCACGGACCGGCGCCTGGAGCAGAGCAACCGCATCTCGGCGGCCGAACGCAAAGCGGCGAAGGCGGAACGCCGCAGGCACCACACCGACGAGGAGCTGTGGCCGGCGGAGGACGAAGGCGAGTGA
- the fxlM gene encoding methyltransferase, FxLD system → MDADRARTRMVDALRGAGRVRSAAVEEAFRTVPRHLFLPGLPVADAYADEAVAVQFTGGVATSSASQPSMMAIMLEQLDLRPGHRVLEIGAGTGYNAALMSRIVGPAGAVTAVDIDEELVDLAAVHLASAGVHGVELLAADGALGYPPNAPYDRIVLTVGSDDVQPDWVAQLAPGGRLLLPLAVRGSQLSVALDLGPDGVLRCDSVRSCAFIRLRGAAASADGSRAVVGLGVALQTPDDLPEPNVAALARVLADPRRRRPAPVPLGAPDVWDGFGLWLALTEPGTCRLLAVEPETELPDDLLPLGSAGGTVALADAEGAAAVVAVGSPGPAPGAVAVREFGPGGAALGDRLLAALDRWVAAGRPGAAEWRLTVVPTGADVPTPPAAQVIVKKHCRVLAEPPGSAIPSG, encoded by the coding sequence GTGGATGCCGATCGGGCTCGCACCCGGATGGTCGACGCCCTGCGGGGCGCGGGTCGGGTGCGTTCGGCCGCCGTCGAGGAGGCGTTCCGCACCGTTCCGCGCCACCTGTTCCTGCCGGGGCTCCCGGTGGCCGACGCCTATGCCGACGAGGCGGTCGCCGTGCAGTTCACCGGGGGTGTGGCCACCAGCTCGGCGTCGCAGCCCTCGATGATGGCGATCATGCTCGAGCAGCTGGACCTGCGGCCCGGTCACCGGGTGCTCGAGATCGGAGCCGGCACGGGGTACAACGCCGCGCTGATGTCGCGGATCGTGGGCCCGGCGGGTGCGGTCACCGCCGTCGACATCGACGAGGAGCTGGTCGACCTGGCCGCCGTGCACCTCGCCTCCGCCGGGGTGCACGGCGTGGAGCTGCTGGCGGCCGACGGCGCCCTCGGCTACCCGCCCAACGCGCCGTACGACCGGATCGTGCTGACCGTCGGAAGCGATGACGTGCAGCCCGACTGGGTGGCCCAGCTCGCGCCGGGTGGGCGGCTGCTGCTGCCGCTCGCGGTGCGCGGCAGCCAGCTGTCGGTGGCGCTGGACCTCGGCCCCGACGGGGTGCTGCGCTGCGACTCGGTGCGCAGCTGCGCGTTCATCCGCCTGCGCGGCGCCGCCGCGAGCGCGGACGGGAGCCGGGCGGTCGTCGGGCTGGGCGTCGCGCTCCAGACACCGGACGACCTGCCGGAGCCGAACGTTGCGGCGCTCGCCCGGGTCCTCGCCGACCCGCGCCGGCGGCGGCCCGCGCCGGTGCCGCTGGGCGCGCCGGACGTCTGGGACGGGTTCGGCCTGTGGCTCGCCCTGACCGAGCCGGGCACGTGCCGGCTGCTGGCGGTGGAGCCGGAGACCGAGCTGCCCGACGACCTGCTCCCGCTCGGCTCCGCAGGCGGGACGGTGGCGTTGGCGGATGCGGAGGGGGCGGCCGCCGTCGTGGCGGTCGGGTCGCCGGGACCTGCGCCCGGGGCGGTGGCCGTGCGCGAGTTCGGCCCGGGCGGTGCCGCGCTCGGCGACCGCCTGCTGGCCGCGCTGGACCGTTGGGTCGCGGCCGGCCGGCCCGGCGCCGCCGAGTGGCGGCTCACGGTGGTGCCGACCGGAGCGGACGTCCCCACCCCGCCGGCCGCGCAGGTGATCGTGAAGAAGCACTGCCGCGTGCTGGCCGAACCCCCCGGCAGCGCTATCCCGTCAGGTTGA